One Candidatus Sulfurimonas baltica DNA segment encodes these proteins:
- a CDS encoding IS4 family transposase has translation MELDNYIQTAVRSILKNPILEVLTEIKITKILKQSNFIKRNVGYPPFQIILHFVYMLVMQKRQSTFIKKSDSAFGKDAYYRFIKDSRYNWRKFLMLSTTALLQRIKPLHKNGEHRLLIIDDTVESKRGKYIEGSCKYIWSNKEHRSINALNIVSLNYADSHSTFQLDFSIKMNGSNRKDISEFTNKLHHRSNAYQRKSEITKGKNILAIEMLQRALDNGVDADYLLVDSWYAKPNFIHQANELGMPVIARLPNNKLIWNFKGKHKTMNAIYDSMKNYRHKSSGKHGKISYKYFDAIVEHAVLGKVKLVFLHTSKELLVFISSDITIAGKEILATYKKRWNIEQGYKDLRNLFGFGKEENRIYESLIAKITLSMFAYNIVSYINRIKHEPQTLGELFRDLECELETLAISMQLFIKILTKISEIQNVVKDNKNLLNIIAVLSAYTQKELGFMCES, from the coding sequence ATGGAACTTGACAATTATATACAAACTGCAGTGAGAAGCATATTAAAGAATCCAATACTTGAAGTGCTAACAGAGATAAAAATCACAAAAATACTTAAGCAGAGCAACTTCATTAAACGAAATGTTGGCTATCCACCATTTCAAATAATATTACACTTCGTTTATATGTTAGTGATGCAAAAACGCCAGTCAACATTTATAAAAAAGAGCGATAGTGCATTTGGGAAAGATGCCTATTACAGATTTATCAAAGATAGTCGTTACAACTGGCGAAAGTTTTTAATGCTAAGTACTACTGCACTTTTGCAAAGAATAAAACCACTACATAAAAATGGTGAACATCGCTTACTCATTATTGACGATACAGTAGAGTCTAAGAGAGGTAAATACATTGAGGGAAGCTGTAAATATATTTGGAGCAATAAAGAACATAGGAGTATCAATGCGCTCAATATCGTATCTCTAAATTATGCAGATTCACATTCAACTTTTCAATTAGATTTTTCTATAAAAATGAATGGTAGCAATAGAAAAGATATTTCAGAGTTCACAAATAAGCTACATCACAGAAGTAATGCATATCAGAGAAAGAGTGAAATTACTAAAGGCAAAAATATACTAGCTATTGAGATGCTGCAAAGAGCTTTGGATAACGGTGTTGATGCAGATTACTTGCTCGTAGATAGCTGGTATGCTAAACCGAATTTCATACATCAAGCTAATGAACTTGGTATGCCAGTAATAGCAAGACTTCCAAACAATAAACTTATTTGGAACTTTAAAGGCAAACATAAAACTATGAATGCAATCTATGACAGTATGAAAAACTATCGTCACAAAAGTAGTGGTAAACATGGCAAAATATCGTACAAATATTTCGATGCCATTGTAGAACATGCAGTTTTAGGTAAAGTCAAGCTCGTATTTTTACACACAAGTAAAGAGTTGTTAGTTTTTATCTCAAGTGATATTACTATTGCAGGCAAAGAGATTCTAGCAACTTATAAAAAGAGATGGAATATTGAACAAGGCTATAAAGATCTCAGAAACCTCTTCGGTTTTGGAAAAGAAGAAAATCGTATCTATGAATCACTAATTGCAAAAATAACACTATCTATGTTTGCATATAACATTGTAAGTTATATTAACCGTATAAAGCATGAACCACAAACTCTTGGAGAACTCTTTAGAGATTTAGAATGTGAGCTTGAAACACTGGCAATATCAATGCAACTCTTTATTAAAATACTGACAAAAATCTCTGAAATCCAAAATGTTGTCAAGGATAATAAAAATTTACTCAATATTATCGCTGTGCTCAGTGCTTATACTCAAAAAGAGTTAGGTTTTATGTGCGAAAGTTGA
- a CDS encoding type II toxin-antitoxin system RelE/ParE family toxin: MIKQTEIFSKWLLKLKDTKAKVAILRRIQRAQEGNFGDYKSISSEISELRITTGPGYRVYYTIRKEEIVILLIAGDKSTQSEDIVKAKKIAKEL; the protein is encoded by the coding sequence ATGATTAAACAAACTGAAATATTCTCTAAATGGCTACTCAAGTTAAAAGATACAAAAGCTAAAGTAGCTATTTTAAGAAGAATTCAAAGAGCTCAAGAGGGTAATTTTGGAGATTATAAATCAATCTCTTCAGAGATTAGCGAACTTCGAATTACTACTGGACCAGGGTATAGAGTTTATTACACCATACGAAAGGAAGAAATAGTGATTCTTCTTATTGCTGGAGATAAATCTACCCAGTCAGAAGATATTGTAAAAGCTAAAAAAATAGCAAAGGAGTTATAA
- a CDS encoding recombinase family protein, which produces MNVGYARVSTSSQNLENQIDQLKDAGCVKIFSEKKSGKNKADRQQFNIMMDFVREGDILFITKLDRLARSVIDLQNIAKSLEDKNIDLKVIQQSIDTTTPAGRLLFTMLGAIAEFERDLINERVREGIEAAKKKGVQFGRKAILNSKEKNVIYKEHEKGKSVAWLSKFFHVARNTIYRAIKDVAKKK; this is translated from the coding sequence ATGAACGTAGGTTATGCAAGAGTTTCAACTTCTAGCCAAAATCTTGAGAATCAAATTGATCAACTTAAAGATGCTGGCTGTGTAAAGATTTTCTCTGAAAAAAAATCTGGTAAAAATAAAGCTGATCGTCAGCAGTTCAATATCATGATGGATTTCGTTCGAGAGGGAGATATACTTTTTATTACAAAGCTTGATAGATTAGCAAGGTCTGTAATAGACCTTCAGAATATAGCGAAGTCTTTAGAAGATAAAAATATTGATCTCAAAGTCATTCAACAAAGCATTGATACTACAACACCGGCAGGAAGATTATTATTTACAATGCTAGGTGCTATTGCAGAGTTTGAAAGAGATCTTATTAACGAGCGAGTTAGAGAAGGAATTGAAGCTGCAAAGAAAAAAGGCGTTCAATTTGGAAGAAAAGCTATTCTAAATAGTAAAGAGAAAAATGTCATATATAAGGAACACGAAAAAGGAAAGTCTGTGGCATGGCTGTCAAAATTCTTCCATGTTGCTCGTAATACGATCTATAGAGCTATTAAAGATGTAGCTAAAAAGAAGTAG
- a CDS encoding TonB-dependent receptor plug domain-containing protein, whose translation MKKIIMLFLNTFAIVLSAIELPVVTIESSKLEETSQESTSTVNIIDKKKLAITSVKSIKDLSSVISNTNISGIGNRSDKTFTIRGISNYVAYESSVAMYIDDVPIPFSYGFGMVDMHNIKTIEVLKGAQGTLFGKGAESGVINIYTNKPTKKFQAKARLWLL comes from the coding sequence ATGAAAAAAATTATTATGTTATTTTTGAATACATTTGCCATAGTACTTAGCGCAATAGAATTACCTGTAGTTACTATTGAATCTTCAAAACTAGAAGAAACCTCCCAAGAAAGTACAAGTACTGTAAATATAATTGACAAAAAAAAACTAGCAATCACATCAGTTAAAAGCATAAAAGACTTATCTTCAGTCATATCAAATACTAATATATCTGGCATTGGAAATAGAAGCGATAAAACTTTCACGATTAGAGGCATAAGTAATTATGTAGCATATGAAAGTAGTGTTGCCATGTACATAGATGATGTTCCAATACCATTTAGCTATGGATTTGGTATGGTTGATATGCATAACATTAAAACTATAGAAGTCTTAAAAGGGGCACAAGGAACACTCTTTGGTAAAGGTGCTGAATCAGGTGTTATTAACATTTACACAAATAAACCTACTAAAAAGTTTCAGGCTAAGGCTAGGTTATGGCTCTTATAA
- a CDS encoding response regulator transcription factor — MTEEKLSRLKLYTLLLVEDDEELLNKLNIILSIFFKEVITMPDGKDALDVYKTQKIDMIISDYSMPHMSGYELFKEIRKENKKIPLVIMSNYSDSEKLLNSIPLSLAHYLVKPVDYTTLTSTLVSMVERLEESEVLTYKISDELSYDTSKKELHDSEKVVPLSKSEIITLELLLQNKDKIVSNNEIELNLDPTENKSEQAIKSLIYRLRKKVGKDKILNISGFGFMLKL; from the coding sequence ATGACGGAAGAAAAACTAAGTAGACTCAAACTATATACTCTTTTACTTGTAGAAGACGATGAAGAACTTTTAAACAAACTAAATATTATACTGTCTATATTTTTTAAAGAGGTCATCACTATGCCTGATGGTAAGGATGCTTTAGATGTATACAAAACTCAAAAAATAGATATGATAATCTCTGACTATTCTATGCCTCATATGAGTGGTTACGAGCTTTTTAAAGAGATCAGAAAAGAAAACAAGAAAATTCCTTTAGTCATCATGAGTAACTATAGCGATAGTGAAAAACTTTTAAACTCCATTCCACTTTCGCTTGCTCATTACCTAGTCAAACCTGTAGACTATACGACACTTACATCCACTTTAGTGTCCATGGTCGAAAGACTAGAAGAATCCGAAGTGTTGACATATAAAATATCTGATGAGTTAAGCTATGACACTTCAAAAAAAGAGTTACATGATTCTGAAAAAGTAGTTCCACTATCTAAAAGTGAGATTATCACTTTAGAGCTTCTTTTGCAAAATAAAGATAAAATCGTTTCAAACAACGAAATAGAGCTTAACCTTGATCCAACTGAAAACAAATCAGAACAAGCTATCAAAAGTTTAATTTATCGACTAAGAAAAAAAGTAGGAAAGGATAAGATTTTAAATATTTCCGGATTCGGATTTATGTTAAAATTATAA
- a CDS encoding TonB-dependent receptor, which yields MLLTFTQINLLKSFRLRLGYGSYNTQEFYGRVSGPLANTDWSYIFAITKESSDGFSKNELTQNNFDTKDFTSFNTKLRYNPSSPLDITLGYTKSLSDDGGSPFKINTKENPYLIDNEPTDDSVNMDIDMLSLVMRYKTNNYTFTSATSYSKQTVLKNDYVAILGGLNMDFDINIQEITQEFRLKQSFENSDLVVGAFYSDKLQFDYVENQTLLSIPLSSNNSLKNPDENIALFTQYKHYIGENYLVMAGIRYQETKRSFSREMNNFGAPSTQASSETVWSHALPTLSLSYYTEDDSHTYLTYSQGYRPGGYNYRSVDALVPYEPETTNSLELGHKRFINKHGSLNAALFYNYIENLRVNTFDDNLANTTLNAQEAYSYGAEIEVNYKKDALYLFMTAGIIQTKMTQMDTNPEYEGNKIIGVPNITANIGGRYTLFQNYYIQSDLKYMGERYYNIANSAKENDYTLFNLGFGYKKDGLEILLYTNNIFNEEYVDFMIYTPSNDYYHFGDPRVLGFTLSQGF from the coding sequence GTGTTATTAACATTTACACAAATAAACCTACTAAAAAGTTTCAGGCTAAGGCTAGGTTATGGCTCTTATAATACACAAGAGTTTTACGGTCGAGTATCAGGTCCTCTTGCAAATACTGACTGGTCCTATATATTTGCAATCACAAAAGAGAGTTCTGATGGATTTTCAAAAAACGAATTAACTCAAAATAATTTCGATACAAAAGATTTTACATCCTTTAATACAAAACTTCGTTACAACCCATCTTCACCCCTTGACATAACCTTAGGCTATACAAAATCTCTCAGTGATGATGGTGGTTCACCTTTTAAAATAAATACTAAAGAGAATCCTTACTTAATCGATAACGAACCGACTGACGACAGTGTAAATATGGATATAGATATGCTTTCGCTCGTGATGAGATATAAGACAAATAACTACACTTTTACTTCTGCAACAAGTTACTCTAAGCAGACTGTACTCAAAAATGACTATGTAGCCATTCTCGGTGGTTTAAATATGGATTTTGATATAAATATTCAAGAAATAACACAAGAGTTTCGACTAAAACAATCTTTTGAAAATAGCGACCTTGTAGTTGGAGCATTTTATAGTGATAAATTGCAGTTTGACTATGTAGAAAATCAAACACTCTTATCAATTCCTCTTTCAAGTAATAACTCTTTGAAAAATCCAGATGAAAATATAGCTCTCTTTACTCAGTACAAACACTACATAGGTGAAAACTACTTAGTAATGGCAGGTATTAGATACCAAGAAACTAAACGCTCATTCTCTCGAGAAATGAACAATTTTGGTGCACCATCTACCCAAGCTAGCAGTGAGACAGTATGGTCACATGCTTTACCGACACTATCACTTTCATATTATACAGAAGATGATTCACATACCTACTTGACATACTCACAAGGATATCGTCCAGGAGGGTATAACTACAGAAGTGTAGATGCACTTGTACCATATGAACCAGAAACTACAAACTCTTTAGAACTAGGACATAAAAGATTTATTAACAAACATGGTAGTTTAAACGCAGCACTTTTTTATAATTACATAGAAAATCTACGTGTAAATACTTTTGATGATAACTTGGCAAATACAACTTTAAATGCACAAGAAGCTTATAGCTATGGAGCAGAGATAGAAGTAAACTATAAAAAAGATGCACTTTACTTATTTATGACAGCTGGAATTATCCAAACAAAAATGACACAAATGGATACAAATCCTGAATATGAAGGAAACAAAATCATTGGCGTGCCAAATATAACTGCGAACATAGGTGGAAGATATACATTGTTCCAAAATTACTATATTCAATCAGACTTAAAGTATATGGGTGAACGTTACTACAACATTGCAAACAGTGCAAAAGAAAATGACTATACTCTCTTCAATCTTGGATTTGGATATAAAAAAGATGGCTTAGAAATACTACTATATACTAATAATATTTTTAATGAAGAGTATGTCGACTTTATGATTTATACACCAAGTAATGACTACTATCACTTTGGTGATCCTCGAGTTTTAGGTTTTACTCTGAGTCAAGGTTTTTAA
- a CDS encoding DUF6988 family protein has product MQNESTDIKIALRLAIEQTNNVADWLDGLTVDIGLLEKVVGAYVLITKEHQHSIINLIEDNRRISAAALVRPQYDAMVRGTWLAFKGNEVIANKIYKDEYKFKGLEKMCKQIDVLLTDDFFSRVHKNNINALHSYTHGGWHMLSRCLDENYIASSFTDSEMIEILNATTMNMLMIVLAYAVRIDDEILMKKAKREIIQK; this is encoded by the coding sequence ATGCAGAATGAAAGTACAGATATTAAAATAGCATTAAGGCTAGCAATTGAACAAACTAATAACGTGGCTGACTGGTTAGATGGATTAACTGTGGATATAGGATTACTTGAGAAAGTAGTTGGAGCATATGTTTTAATCACAAAAGAGCATCAACACTCAATTATTAATCTGATTGAAGATAATAGACGAATATCTGCAGCAGCTTTAGTACGTCCACAATACGATGCTATGGTTCGTGGTACTTGGTTGGCTTTTAAAGGTAATGAAGTTATAGCCAATAAAATTTATAAAGATGAATATAAATTTAAAGGACTTGAAAAAATGTGTAAACAAATTGATGTATTGTTAACTGATGACTTTTTTTCAAGAGTTCATAAAAATAATATTAATGCCTTGCATAGTTATACACATGGTGGATGGCATATGCTTTCAAGATGTCTAGATGAAAATTATATAGCATCTTCTTTTACAGATTCAGAAATGATAGAAATTTTAAATGCAACAACGATGAATATGCTGATGATAGTCCTTGCTTATGCTGTTAGAATAGATGATGAAATCTTAATGAAGAAAGCTAAAAGAGAGATAATACAAAAATAG
- a CDS encoding sensor histidine kinase has product MRFLFITFTLFVHLFGYDTFEIKSALKSFNSAPFTFYIQDRNNSLTPEDVLNHKNLTQLKRNGQLPNLQGPFWSRFEIKNSTAELQHLILHNILPGTNYIDVYIYKNNSLVKKHLLGDMRAQSSKELLGRHSMFELSLKADETFTIISKVDNFNVVNLSWIVSQSDSFMNKESKELIIFGLTGGFFLLFSLLSFILYGIYRVWAYFTIGLHTLGLLFYILALQGILYNLDIGINLTLLTYVAWVGPSITTIVFLIFTYQFFSMKKQYKKFYYVMIGLMVFHAFVICVISYALFIDPIYIKYSSLTGISIIINSIYLLIAGIYMKEVGSKFYLLGQILLILAVLFSTLSIFGIITYYDIYRHLVSIALSIDIILLLIAQSFKTQHNLYLLNNSKIALMENSRFSSMGLAINNITHQWKHPLTHLGMSFTLIESVLKNKKEDEAIEYISDELPKVAYSIELMKKTLDEFSGYYSENIQICDFSPRDTANQVVHILNSKVLIKKAVFTLDIEHGLIMHDYEHIFSNILMILIDNSLDEFNSGSQENKISISIRKDNALQKYILIYTDNAGGIKIKPIDKVFEYFASTKKDNTTHGSGLAMVKMLIEERLNGQISVQNRDDGAEFTVLMPEIKNLDSE; this is encoded by the coding sequence ATGAGATTTTTATTTATAACTTTTACTCTGTTTGTTCACCTCTTTGGGTACGACACTTTTGAAATAAAAAGTGCTTTAAAAAGCTTTAACTCCGCTCCCTTTACTTTCTATATTCAAGACCGTAATAATTCTCTTACTCCCGAGGATGTTTTAAATCATAAAAATTTAACGCAACTCAAAAGAAATGGTCAGCTTCCAAATCTACAAGGTCCATTTTGGAGTAGGTTTGAGATAAAAAACAGCACAGCTGAACTACAACATCTCATACTTCACAATATTTTACCCGGCACAAACTACATTGATGTCTATATCTACAAAAACAATTCTTTAGTAAAAAAACATCTTTTAGGAGATATGAGAGCACAATCAAGTAAAGAGTTACTTGGTAGACACTCCATGTTCGAACTTAGTCTTAAGGCAGATGAAACTTTTACAATTATCTCAAAAGTGGATAATTTTAATGTTGTAAACCTCTCCTGGATTGTTAGTCAAAGTGATTCTTTTATGAATAAAGAGTCAAAAGAATTAATTATTTTTGGGTTGACAGGTGGCTTCTTTCTCCTGTTTAGCCTTTTAAGTTTTATTTTGTATGGAATTTATAGAGTTTGGGCTTACTTTACTATTGGGCTTCACACGTTAGGTCTGCTCTTTTATATACTCGCACTACAAGGGATACTTTACAACCTTGATATAGGCATAAACTTAACGCTATTAACCTATGTTGCTTGGGTGGGTCCTTCTATAACCACTATAGTGTTTTTAATTTTTACATATCAGTTTTTCTCTATGAAGAAGCAATACAAGAAGTTTTACTATGTGATGATAGGACTCATGGTTTTTCATGCATTTGTAATATGTGTTATTAGTTATGCTCTGTTCATTGATCCTATATATATTAAATACAGTTCTTTGACAGGGATTTCAATAATAATAAACAGTATATACCTCTTAATAGCGGGTATATACATGAAAGAAGTAGGGTCAAAGTTTTATCTTCTTGGACAGATTCTGCTAATCCTTGCAGTCTTGTTTAGTACACTTAGTATTTTTGGAATCATCACCTATTATGATATTTATAGACACCTCGTAAGTATTGCTTTATCTATAGATATTATACTTTTACTTATTGCTCAGTCATTTAAAACTCAACATAATCTATATCTTTTAAATAACAGTAAAATTGCATTGATGGAAAATTCTCGATTTAGTTCAATGGGACTTGCAATAAATAACATCACTCACCAATGGAAACACCCACTAACACATTTAGGAATGTCCTTTACCCTTATAGAGTCTGTACTAAAAAATAAAAAAGAAGACGAAGCAATAGAATATATAAGCGATGAACTACCAAAAGTGGCTTATTCTATAGAACTAATGAAAAAAACCTTAGATGAGTTTTCAGGTTATTATTCTGAAAATATTCAAATATGTGATTTTTCACCACGAGATACTGCCAATCAGGTAGTCCATATTTTAAATTCAAAAGTATTGATAAAAAAAGCAGTATTCACTTTAGATATAGAACATGGTTTGATAATGCACGATTATGAGCATATCTTTTCAAATATATTGATGATACTTATAGATAACTCTCTCGATGAGTTTAACTCAGGATCACAAGAAAATAAAATATCCATTTCTATCCGCAAAGACAATGCTCTGCAAAAATACATTTTGATATATACAGATAACGCAGGTGGAATAAAAATTAAACCTATAGACAAAGTATTTGAGTACTTTGCAAGCACAAAAAAAGACAATACAACACATGGGTCAGGCTTAGCTATGGTGAAAATGCTTATAGAAGAAAGATTAAACGGCCAAATTAGTGTTCAAAACAGAGATGATGGAGCAGAGTTTACAGTTCTTATGCCTGAGATTAAAAACCTTGACTCAGAGTAA
- a CDS encoding IS256 family transposase, which produces MKIEIDVADFAEKIKSGKGLSGKDGALTDLVRQITEMTLQAELESHLAQDLQKNRKNGYMSKTMRTEHGEFELETPRDRNGSFEPQIVKKSQTYLSDEIEKKMLSLFSLGSSYSQISEHIEDIYGVHFSKPAITTVTDKLIPMLEEWKIRPLDAIYPFIYLDAIHYKVREDGHYVSKAFYTVLGINLEGKKEILGLYLNESEGAKFWLQVLTDLQNRGVQDILIASVDGLKGFPEAINAVFPETEVQLCIVHQIRNSVKYIASKDQKIFVGELKSVYQAFTKEEAELALDKLESKWGKKYPIVFESWRNKWDNLSNYFKYPEPIRRIIYTTNIIESIHRQFRTLTKTKGAFPNDNSLLKLLFAGIRNAEKKWTMPIHNWSLTISQLNIFFKERLKDALGLGL; this is translated from the coding sequence ATGAAAATAGAAATAGATGTTGCGGATTTTGCAGAGAAAATAAAATCAGGTAAAGGTTTGTCAGGCAAAGATGGAGCTTTGACAGATTTAGTTAGACAGATTACAGAGATGACCTTACAAGCAGAGCTAGAATCTCATCTAGCTCAAGACCTCCAAAAGAACCGTAAAAATGGTTATATGTCAAAAACCATGAGAACCGAACATGGCGAGTTCGAGCTAGAAACCCCAAGAGACCGTAACGGTAGTTTCGAGCCTCAAATCGTAAAAAAAAGCCAGACGTATTTATCAGATGAGATAGAAAAAAAGATGCTTTCTCTCTTTAGCTTGGGAAGCAGCTACTCTCAGATTAGTGAACACATAGAAGATATCTATGGCGTGCACTTCTCCAAGCCAGCTATTACAACTGTTACCGATAAACTAATACCTATGCTTGAAGAGTGGAAAATAAGACCGCTAGACGCCATATATCCGTTTATATATTTGGACGCCATTCACTATAAAGTGAGAGAAGACGGTCACTATGTGTCAAAGGCTTTTTATACCGTACTCGGCATAAACCTTGAAGGTAAAAAAGAGATATTAGGATTATATCTCAATGAAAGTGAAGGTGCTAAGTTCTGGCTGCAGGTGCTTACAGACTTACAGAACCGTGGAGTGCAAGATATACTCATCGCTTCCGTTGATGGGCTAAAGGGCTTTCCTGAAGCCATAAATGCTGTCTTTCCAGAGACTGAAGTGCAACTCTGCATAGTCCATCAAATACGCAACAGCGTTAAATACATTGCATCTAAAGATCAGAAAATATTCGTAGGTGAACTTAAAAGTGTTTACCAGGCTTTCACAAAAGAAGAAGCTGAACTGGCATTAGATAAACTTGAGTCAAAATGGGGCAAAAAATACCCTATTGTATTTGAATCTTGGAGAAATAAGTGGGATAATTTATCTAACTATTTTAAGTATCCAGAGCCTATTAGACGCATTATCTACACTACCAATATCATTGAATCCATACATCGCCAATTTAGAACATTGACAAAGACAAAAGGAGCCTTCCCAAATGATAATAGCCTATTAAAATTACTGTTTGCTGGAATAAGAAACGCTGAGAAAAAATGGACTATGCCGATACATAATTGGAGCCTCACAATCTCTCAACTCAATATATTTTTTAAGGAGAGATTAAAAGACGCTTTAGGATTAGGTCTGTAA
- a CDS encoding XRE family transcriptional regulator: MLSINIQTPSSIMIELKDKFKERRLFLELTQEGLSSRSGVSLGSLKRFESTGQISLESLLKLSLVLECLDDFSLLANIKTPTITSIDDLINKSKNQSTPAKRGKIK, translated from the coding sequence ATGTTATCTATAAATATACAGACACCTTCATCTATAATGATTGAGTTAAAAGACAAGTTCAAAGAGAGGAGACTCTTTTTAGAGCTTACCCAAGAGGGTTTATCTTCAAGAAGTGGAGTGAGTTTGGGAAGTCTAAAAAGGTTTGAATCTACTGGACAGATATCACTAGAGTCACTTTTAAAACTTTCTCTTGTATTAGAATGCTTAGATGACTTTAGCTTACTAGCCAATATAAAAACACCAACTATCACTTCCATAGACGATTTGATAAACAAGAGTAAGAATCAGTCTACTCCAGCAAAAAGAGGAAAAATCAAATGA
- a CDS encoding type II toxin-antitoxin system HipA family toxin, giving the protein MSVKTVNIFLHLSNDKIVVGTLAFKDGIIYFEYDDSFIEKNLQISPYKLPLKRGVHICDDKVFEGLFGVFGDSLPDGWGRLLLDRHFLKGGVSYSDISPLDRLSYIGQFGVGALSYEPIIDDIDSSSNATIVLDELAFASSEILQGSSEEMIDSLLTLGGSSAGARPKVMLQLSQDKKQILHSSQKLHNGYEHWMVKFASSHDSSEIGKIEYVYSLMAKDANIEMSETTILHGEDSSYFATKRFDRDGDSRVHIHSVAGLTHSDFRMPSVDYDDLLALTLHLTKDVNEQVKMFRLAAFNLFTHNRDDHAKNFSFIMNEDGVWKLSPAYDLTFSYGPGGEHSTTYLGEGKNPTSKHLLDLAKKHNIKEAQIIIDGIKRVVDNFKLYAKKVDVKSSSFSTIDLVLKELT; this is encoded by the coding sequence ATGAGTGTTAAAACTGTAAATATTTTTCTTCACCTTAGTAATGATAAAATAGTTGTAGGAACACTTGCGTTTAAAGATGGCATTATATATTTTGAATATGATGATAGTTTTATAGAGAAAAATTTACAAATATCTCCGTATAAACTTCCTCTTAAACGCGGTGTGCATATTTGTGATGACAAAGTGTTTGAAGGACTGTTTGGAGTCTTTGGAGATTCCTTACCTGATGGATGGGGAAGACTGTTACTCGATAGACACTTCTTAAAAGGAGGGGTATCATACAGTGACATAAGCCCCCTTGATAGACTTAGCTATATTGGTCAGTTTGGTGTCGGTGCATTAAGCTATGAGCCAATCATAGACGATATAGATTCATCTTCAAACGCGACTATAGTTTTGGATGAACTAGCCTTTGCCTCATCAGAGATTCTCCAAGGTAGTAGTGAAGAGATGATTGATAGTTTACTTACTCTTGGTGGTTCATCAGCAGGAGCAAGACCAAAAGTTATGCTTCAGCTTTCACAAGACAAAAAACAGATACTACATAGTTCACAAAAACTACATAATGGTTATGAGCATTGGATGGTAAAGTTCGCATCTTCACATGATTCATCTGAGATAGGGAAAATAGAGTATGTTTACTCCCTAATGGCTAAAGATGCAAACATAGAGATGAGCGAAACGACCATACTTCATGGAGAAGACAGTTCCTACTTTGCAACAAAAAGATTTGACAGAGATGGCGATAGTAGAGTTCATATACATTCTGTGGCAGGTTTAACACATAGTGACTTTAGAATGCCGAGTGTAGATTATGATGACTTACTAGCACTAACTCTTCACCTCACAAAAGATGTAAACGAACAGGTTAAAATGTTTAGACTCGCTGCGTTTAATCTTTTTACTCACAACAGAGATGATCATGCTAAAAACTTCTCATTTATAATGAATGAAGATGGCGTTTGGAAGTTGAGTCCTGCTTATGACCTAACATTTTCATATGGACCGGGAGGTGAGCATAGTACAACTTATCTTGGAGAAGGGAAGAACCCTACATCAAAGCATCTACTAGACTTAGCTAAAAAGCACAATATTAAAGAAGCCCAAATCATCATAGATGGCATTAAACGAGTTGTGGATAATTTCAAGCTATATGCGAAGAAAGTGGATGTTAAGTCATCTTCATTTTCAACTATTGATTTAGTTTTGAAAGAACTTACCTAA